DNA from Bacillus sp. PK3_68:
CTTTAAGATAGTGACCTAAATCTGTTGATAGTCTGGAGTAAGAGCGATGTAAGCAATTAAATTAGACCACCATATCGTAAAGGTAGAATAATCCAGATTACTTATTCAAGAAAAGGGCGCGATTGTTGAATAAAACTTAGATTTTTAAACGACTTTATTGTTATACTTTTTAGTATAGTGAAGTATCTTACATCAAAAATTAAACAACTATATTTTTAACCCCGTCCTAAATTTTGAACGGGGTTATGCTTGTTTGAGCTTTTAAAATTAAATAACTTTATTGTTATTTCACAGTATAAAGGTATTCATAAACTATTTAGAGAATCTTCATCAAAATGGTTTTTTGGTTTGAATCGTTTGTACTAAAATAAATACATGAGTAATGTGTCACTTAGGAGGATAACAATGTTTCACTATGAGGTACTTTGTTATAGTTGTAAAAGAAAATTCAAGGTATACGAAGGTTCATTAAAATTTAAACAATTTAAGGAAAGAAGGACTAGGTTTTTTTGTTGCGAAGATTGTAGTCATAAAATACGCATGGATGCAATTAAAAATTTCTTTAGATAGTGTTTTAGAGTGTCCTACTAATAGATTGTAAAATAATGTACTTAAAGTAACGAGTACCTTAGTTGAAGAAGAAGTAAACAACTTTATTATCCACTATGAAATATATTTTCTATCATACAACTAGATTTTTAAATAACTTTAAAAGCCTTCTGTCATTCAAATAGACAGAAGGCTACTATATTTTTTGAATAAAAGTTAAATAACTTTATTGAGACTTAACACATCTATCTATTCTCGTTTAACAGTGTATCTAAAATCCTGTTTTTGCAGGATTTTTTAAAACAATAGGGGCAGCATTAGCTGAAAAAGAAAAACATTCTATATAGAATACTTTTTCTTTTCATCATAATTTGGTGAGGTACTGGAGTGTGCTAATATGCGGTCCAACACTTTTTTAGTAAATGACATAAAGCAATTAAGTATCAGTCCCCTAAACAAACGGTTAATAAAGTTCCAACGCCAATTGGTCC
Protein-coding regions in this window:
- a CDS encoding DUF2197 domain-containing protein, yielding MFHYEVLCYSCKRKFKVYEGSLKFKQFKERRTRFFCCEDCSHKIRMDAIKNFFR